The Doryrhamphus excisus isolate RoL2022-K1 chromosome 22, RoL_Dexc_1.0, whole genome shotgun sequence genome segment AATGGTTCCTACTTCACAACCTCaccaagaggaaaaaaacaaggaagTGGCCAGGTTGGTAATTTAAAGTGACAGCTTTTTATCatcattcaaaaaaatatattgtcaaactgtgtttttttttaagaaatctGTAAGTTACATCATTATAATTCATTCGTGTTGAACGTACTAGCAATTCAGTTTGACGAACAAGCTAACAGCCTTCGAACAAGCTAGCCGCCTGCTTTCTTATGCGAGTAATGTGGCGAATTGTCGTGTTTTGTAGCATTCGTTGGCTAATTTAGCGAATTTCCTGTATAATGAGTGATTCGGGTTAATTTTAAAGCTAAAACTCATATATAGGTTTCCATAAAGTTGCGTGAAATCCGATACACACACTGAAGTAAATAAGCATCAGCTTTCATATTATAGTTCCTGCAGATTAATAGTTGTGTCGTCCATTACCActttttacagtacatgtagCAGAATCTATGTCTAAAAGTCATTGTTCCTGTTGCTTTTCTTCCTAGATGGAGTGTTTGAGTGTGTCCCAAGGATAGCATCCTCCCAAAAGGACCAATAGAGGATGCTGCTCTCTTCCAGGACAAACAACAATGTAACACTTGAAATCCGACTGACTCAACACCAGGCTTGTTGTTGGATTATTGCAGGAAAAATATGTGCGCCATCTACACAGCCGACTTTGCAAGATAACAAAAACTAACCCTTACATTTCAGTAGCGCTAGAGCCAGAATAGTAATAGTTTCTTTTATTGGGTGCCGGATAATGAACATCCTGTCGAGCATTGTGTCGTTCAAGAATCTCCATGAGCTGCGGAGATTGTGTCACTGGGGCCCGGTCATCGCCCTTTCCGTCATTGCCATATGTTCCAGCATGGCTATGCTGGATTCCGTTATCTGGTACTGGCCTCTGGACACCACTGGAGGCAGCATTAACTTCATCATGCTCATCAACTGGACCGTCCTCATTCTGTACAACTACTTCAATGCCATGTTTGTCGGGCCGGGATACATCCCTCTCGGTTGGAAACCAGTAAGCGCAAGCAAGAATACGAGAATGTGAGATTTCCccacatttatttgtttatctgaaAACAGGATAATCAAGAGGATGTCCAGTACTTGCAGTATTGCAGAGTGTGCCAAGGGTACAAGGCCCCGAGATCCCACCACTGCCGAAAGTGTAACAGGTACGACCCACAGCGCTTAGAATGGATGAAAAAGAAGAACGCGTGCAGGAGACCCGAATCGGATTAAAGTGGAACCCATTGCTGCAAAACGCTGGTGGTTTGCATggcaataataatgcaaaaatggtctgttccagggtcaaattaTCTCCAGCATTTTAGATTACGCATTGACATTATAGCAGTAACCACAGTTagtagttaaaaaaatgtttataagTTGTCTGAACCAATGTCTTCCtaatcttctgactgtgtggctaacacgctaaccactcatccacctgTTTATATCGCCGTAAAACAcaataacttattattattgctcCCTGTGTCCCCGCTTCAGGTGTGTGATGAAGATGGACCACCACTGCCCGTGGATCAACAACTGCTGTGGCCACCAGAACCACGCCTACTTCACCAGCTTCCTGCTGCTGGCGCCGCTCGGCTGCTCGCACGCTGCCACCATCTTTATCATGACCATGTACACGCAGCTCTACGAGAGGGTGAGGGGGGACGTTCTCGTGCGTTTTAGTAGCTGCGTTCATTCAGTTTGGGATCATGCGGGTTTGTGATGTGTTGCTTCAGATCTCCTTTGGATGGAGCACCGTTAAAATCGACATGAGCGCCGTGCGTCAGAGCCAGCCTCTCATGCCCTTCAGCATGGCCGCCTTTGCCGCAACACTCTTCGCCTTAGGCCTGGCGCTCGGCACCACCATCGCTGTTGGTATGCTTTTCGTCATACAGGTATGTTTCGTGCTTAGCGGTTTAGGGATAAAATGTGTGCAGGAGCAAAATGatctggagtgcatgagaaatcaaaaaagtatttttttttttttttactacatagTCTTATGAATACATACACTACTACATTTAATTCAATAGAGGCCTTAATTGGAGCATATACCTcatataaatacagtaatcccccgTTAATCCCACGGTTAATTGGTGCCAGACCCAACCATGCTAAATATTTCCACAAAGTACTAttccttatttaaaaattgaatatttttgtagttaaggcatagaaaacctgtttgtgacatCCTAATTAAGTTTTTTGATAATATTAGTAGGGATGTCAGATAATtattggcccgatatcagcatagaaATACGATATCAGTATTAGAAATGTAGAGAATTTAAAAGCCAATATTAGATATCcctaattattagagccctctaaacattccatagtcacctttacattcatattactcaatatagtcgGCATATaaactgcttgtgtgtgtgttgctatggaTGCTGAGCGAggggtcagacaggaagtgacatgtcatgtttttaataggctgtatttaaccacaaaacagcatgatttattcatgaatatattttgaagTGTATGGaggcaaaacaataaaaaacaatcgACTTTTTGCCTTAACTCAGTTCCTTTATTTCCAGTTGAAAGTCATCATCCGAAACAAAACCTCGATTGAGTCCTGGATCGAGGAAAAGGTAAGACCAATGTTATACTAAGTGATGATAAATAGAGTTGGGCGTCCAACAAGGGCGATACAAGATCTATCTCATCTCCCACCACTAGGCCAAAGACAGAATACAGCATTACCAAACCGGGGAGGAGTTTATCTTCCCGTACAACCTCGGCGGCCGCTGGCTCAACTTCAAGCAAGTGTTCACATGGTCGGGGGCGCCAAGAGGGGATGGCATCACGTGGCCCGTCCATCCCAAGTGTCACCAGCATACCTTAACTGTAAGTGTCCTAGTTCTGACTTCACCGCGCACCACTGTGTCGTCCATTATGTATGAACACGCTTGTGCTGTTCCAACAGGTTGAGCAACTGAAGCAGAAGGCCGACAAACGAGTGAGAAGTGTAAGTTCTTGACAAGTTCtatattaaaattcattttctaccgctttttcttcacgagggtcgcggggggtgccggagcctatcccagctgtctttgggcgagaggcagggtacacagggcacatatagacaaacaaccattcacactcacattcatacctatggacaatttggagtcgctaattaacctagcatgtttttggaatgtgggaggaaaccggagtacccggaaaaaaacccacgcatgcacggggagaacatgcaaactccacacagacatggctgagggtggaat includes the following:
- the zdhhc6 gene encoding palmitoyltransferase ZDHHC6 isoform X1, whose translation is MNILSSIVSFKNLHELRRLCHWGPVIALSVIAICSSMAMLDSVIWYWPLDTTGGSINFIMLINWTVLILYNYFNAMFVGPGYIPLGWKPDNQEDVQYLQYCRVCQGYKAPRSHHCRKCNRCVMKMDHHCPWINNCCGHQNHAYFTSFLLLAPLGCSHAATIFIMTMYTQLYERISFGWSTVKIDMSAVRQSQPLMPFSMAAFAATLFALGLALGTTIAVGMLFVIQLKVIIRNKTSIESWIEEKAKDRIQHYQTGEEFIFPYNLGGRWLNFKQVFTWSGAPRGDGITWPVHPKCHQHTLTVEQLKQKADKRVRSQVQYQAVEDYNGACCPLTKGIQTFFRTPCTEEPRIPLKQGDTILATRGTKWWMYGDKVLSEEQMRAGERIRGWFPRRCVEKCHYDTAAIDGTSEKKVN
- the zdhhc6 gene encoding palmitoyltransferase ZDHHC6 isoform X2; protein product: MNILSSIVSFKNLHELRRLCHWGPVIALSVIAICSSMAMLDSVIWYWPLDTTGGSINFIMLINWTVLILYNYFNAMFVGPGYIPLGWKPDNQEDVQYLQYCRVCQGYKAPRSHHCRKCNRCVMKMDHHCPWINNCCGHQNHAYFTSFLLLAPLGCSHAATIFIMTMYTQLYERISFGWSTVKIDMSAVRQSQPLMPFSMAAFAATLFALGLALGTTIAVGMLFVIQLKVIIRNKTSIESWIEEKAKDRIQHYQTGEEFIFPYNLGGRWLNFKQVFTWSGAPRGDGITWPVHPKCHQHTLTVEQLKQKADKRVRSVQYQAVEDYNGACCPLTKGIQTFFRTPCTEEPRIPLKQGDTILATRGTKWWMYGDKVLSEEQMRAGERIRGWFPRRCVEKCHYDTAAIDGTSEKKVN